Proteins from one Bradyrhizobium amphicarpaeae genomic window:
- a CDS encoding chromate resistance protein ChrB domain-containing protein yields the protein MSPFTTISPDKLARLIGTANAPVLIDVRTEEDFAADRRLIPGSIKLSHETVAEWGAEFAGRSAIVSCLRGAKLAQGTAAWLRQLGADAETLEDGFEGWKAAKLPLVDSSKLPPRDARGRTVWVTRARPKVDRIACPWLIRRFVDPNAVFLYVAPSEVVAVGERFNAAPFDIENVFWSHRGELCTFDVMIEEFGIATPALLRLATLVRGADTARPDLAPEAPGLLAASLGLSRMYDDDLAQLEAGMTLYDAFYRWCRDATAESHNWPTNKVKA from the coding sequence ATGTCACCATTCACGACCATATCACCCGATAAATTGGCACGCCTGATCGGCACGGCGAACGCGCCTGTCCTGATCGACGTCCGCACGGAAGAGGATTTTGCCGCCGACCGGCGACTGATCCCGGGCTCGATCAAGCTCAGCCACGAGACCGTTGCGGAATGGGGCGCCGAATTTGCCGGCCGCTCCGCCATCGTCTCCTGCCTGCGCGGCGCCAAGCTCGCGCAGGGCACGGCCGCCTGGCTCAGGCAACTCGGCGCTGACGCCGAAACTCTCGAAGACGGCTTCGAGGGCTGGAAGGCGGCCAAGCTGCCGCTGGTCGACTCGTCGAAACTTCCGCCGCGCGACGCCAGGGGCCGCACCGTCTGGGTGACGCGGGCGCGGCCCAAGGTCGACCGCATCGCCTGCCCCTGGTTGATCCGCCGCTTCGTCGATCCCAACGCAGTGTTCCTGTATGTGGCCCCGTCCGAGGTGGTCGCCGTCGGCGAGCGATTCAACGCCGCTCCCTTCGACATCGAGAACGTGTTCTGGAGCCACCGCGGCGAGCTCTGCACCTTCGACGTCATGATCGAAGAATTCGGCATCGCCACCCCGGCCCTGCTGCGGCTGGCCACGCTGGTGCGCGGCGCCGACACCGCGCGGCCCGACCTCGCCCCGGAGGCACCCGGCCTGCTCGCGGCCTCGCTCGGGCTGTCGCGGATGTATGACGACGACCTCGCACAGCTCGAGGCCGGTATGACGCTGTACGATGCCTTCTACCGCTGGTGCCGCGACGCCACGGCCGAGAGCCACAACTGGCCGACCAATAAGGTGAAGGCGTAA
- a CDS encoding MFS transporter has product MSQRQLPIILALGTTQTLAWASSYYLPALIADPMARDLGVSSNWIFGAFSASLVISAMLGPRIGRQIDLVGGRQVLSASNLTIAAGLALLGFAHSVPVMVFAWLVLGIGMAMGLYDAAFAALGRIYGTEARRPITGITLMAGFASTVGWPLTAWGLAHIGWRETCFAWAAANILIGLPLNFFMLPAIKGARQAAATAEKPHLPLDRTMVLLAFIFAAVWTVTGAMAAHFPRILETTGATPAEAIAAGALIGPAQVGARMLEAGFLSRFHPLWSTRLACLTHPIGAVIVAIFGGAAASAFALFHGSGNGILTIARGTLPLSIFGPKDFGYRLGIIGAPARMAQAVAPLAFGLLIDVMGAKVLIVSSALSLSALAALFLIRTSARPD; this is encoded by the coding sequence ATGAGCCAGCGCCAGCTTCCGATCATCCTCGCGCTCGGCACCACGCAGACCCTGGCCTGGGCGTCCAGCTATTATCTGCCGGCGCTGATCGCCGATCCCATGGCGCGCGACCTCGGCGTCTCCTCCAACTGGATCTTCGGCGCGTTCTCGGCCTCGCTGGTGATCTCGGCGATGCTTGGGCCCCGCATCGGACGGCAGATCGATCTCGTCGGCGGCCGGCAGGTGCTTTCGGCCTCGAACCTGACGATCGCGGCCGGCCTCGCACTGCTTGGCTTTGCGCATTCCGTCCCGGTGATGGTGTTCGCCTGGCTCGTGCTCGGCATCGGCATGGCGATGGGGCTCTACGACGCCGCCTTTGCCGCGCTCGGGCGCATCTACGGCACCGAGGCGCGCAGGCCCATCACCGGCATCACGCTGATGGCGGGCTTCGCCTCCACCGTCGGCTGGCCGCTCACCGCCTGGGGCCTCGCCCATATCGGCTGGCGCGAGACCTGCTTCGCCTGGGCCGCCGCCAACATCCTGATCGGCCTGCCGCTGAACTTCTTCATGCTGCCCGCGATCAAGGGCGCCAGGCAGGCGGCGGCGACGGCCGAGAAGCCGCATCTGCCGCTCGACCGCACCATGGTCCTACTCGCCTTCATCTTCGCTGCGGTCTGGACCGTCACCGGCGCGATGGCCGCGCATTTCCCGCGTATCCTCGAGACGACAGGGGCGACGCCCGCCGAAGCCATCGCGGCCGGCGCCTTGATCGGCCCGGCGCAAGTCGGGGCACGCATGTTGGAGGCCGGCTTCCTCAGCCGCTTCCATCCCTTGTGGTCGACGCGGCTTGCCTGCCTCACCCATCCGATCGGCGCGGTGATCGTGGCGATCTTCGGCGGTGCCGCAGCGAGCGCGTTCGCGCTATTCCACGGCTCGGGCAACGGCATTTTAACGATCGCGCGGGGCACGCTGCCGCTGTCGATCTTCGGCCCGAAGGATTTCGGCTACCGTCTCGGCATCATCGGCGCCCCCGCACGCATGGCCCAGGCGGTGGCGCCGCTGGCGTTCGGCCTGCTGATCGACGTGATGGGCGCCAAGGTGCTGATCGTCTCGTCCGCGCTCAGCCTGTCGGCGCTGGCGGCCTTGTTCCTGATCCGCACGAGCGCCCGGCCCGATTGA
- a CDS encoding GMC family oxidoreductase yields the protein MYDVIVVGGGSAGAAVAARLSEDPARRVLLLEAGLDWRADEAPWEVRTPNPIPIIHKREYQEKWQWPDLLSRRVAGQEPRFYWRGKGLGGSSMMNGQIAIRGVADAFDEWAANGCTGWSAKDVMPLFSVIEDDFEFGDAEGHGRDGPLPVYRAPLDKWGPIDRGLRDAALASGYPWCADLNGPDGEGVACYPINSRDLRRISTNEGYLEPARDRANLEIRGHALVDRVLISDGRATGVRVVIEGQGTQDISARQIVLCAGAIHSPAILLRSGIGPAEELKAMGIGVARDLPVGRHYFDHPLFRATIQLRDELRPTDPDTRHTNCCVTYSSGLADGGKRDMILIAFNHRGIGNSGAIGAGLFNAYSRGTLKLASPDPCIDPIVEENMLADPRDMLRMIDAVRRLAVITSQPALSGIADWIRLADTDLTLPQAAGLPDHELDAVLRRETGDIQHAAGSCRMSGAGDADGVVNPDGTVKGISGLRVADASIMPSDCRANTHFTTVVIGEAIARMMMR from the coding sequence ATGTACGATGTCATTGTTGTCGGCGGCGGCTCCGCCGGCGCCGCTGTTGCGGCACGGCTCTCCGAGGATCCGGCCCGGCGCGTGCTGCTGCTGGAAGCTGGGCTGGACTGGCGTGCCGATGAGGCGCCGTGGGAGGTGCGGACGCCCAATCCCATCCCGATCATCCACAAGCGCGAGTATCAGGAGAAATGGCAGTGGCCCGATCTCCTATCGCGCCGGGTGGCCGGGCAGGAGCCGCGCTTCTATTGGCGCGGCAAGGGGCTCGGCGGAAGCTCGATGATGAACGGCCAGATCGCGATCCGCGGCGTTGCCGACGCCTTCGACGAATGGGCGGCCAATGGCTGCACCGGCTGGTCGGCGAAGGACGTGATGCCGTTGTTCTCCGTGATCGAGGACGATTTTGAGTTCGGCGACGCCGAGGGCCACGGCCGCGACGGACCGCTGCCGGTCTATCGCGCGCCGCTGGACAAATGGGGCCCGATCGATCGCGGCTTGCGCGATGCGGCGCTGGCGAGCGGCTATCCCTGGTGTGCCGATCTCAACGGCCCCGATGGCGAGGGCGTCGCCTGCTATCCCATCAACAGCCGCGACTTGCGCCGCATCAGCACCAATGAGGGTTATCTGGAGCCCGCGCGCGACCGCGCCAATCTGGAGATCCGTGGCCATGCGCTGGTCGATCGTGTCCTGATCAGCGACGGCCGCGCCACCGGCGTCCGCGTTGTCATCGAGGGGCAGGGCACCCAGGACATCAGCGCCCGCCAGATCGTGCTCTGTGCCGGTGCCATCCACAGTCCGGCGATCCTGCTGCGCTCGGGCATCGGCCCGGCGGAGGAACTGAAGGCGATGGGAATTGGCGTCGCGCGCGACCTGCCGGTCGGCCGCCACTATTTCGACCATCCGCTGTTTCGCGCCACGATCCAGCTCCGCGACGAGCTTCGGCCGACCGACCCGGACACCCGCCACACCAATTGCTGCGTGACCTATTCCTCCGGCCTTGCCGACGGCGGCAAGCGCGACATGATCCTGATCGCCTTCAACCATCGCGGCATCGGGAATTCCGGGGCGATCGGCGCGGGGCTGTTCAATGCGTACTCGCGTGGCACGCTGAAGCTCGCCTCGCCCGATCCGTGCATCGACCCGATCGTCGAGGAGAACATGCTGGCCGATCCCCGCGACATGCTGCGCATGATCGATGCGGTGAGACGGCTTGCGGTGATCACGTCGCAGCCGGCACTGTCCGGCATCGCCGACTGGATCAGGCTTGCCGACACCGATCTGACCTTGCCGCAGGCCGCCGGCCTGCCGGATCACGAACTCGACGCGGTGCTGCGCCGTGAGACCGGCGACATCCAGCACGCCGCCGGCAGCTGTCGCATGAGCGGCGCTGGGGATGCCGACGGCGTGGTCAATCCCGATGGCACCGTGAAGGGGATAAGCGGCTTGCGCGTCGCCGACGCCTCGATCATGCCGTCCGACTGCCGTGCCAACACGCATTTCACCACGGTGGTGATCGGGGAAGCGATCGCGCGGATGATGATGCGGTAA
- a CDS encoding DMT family transporter, giving the protein MGEWLGVAIALVSSSLGGTAAAITRYLVGGADPILLAILRWGIGFLCLLPCALLLRVRWPPRADWPAVALLGICFFGLFFILYNIAVSYTTAARASLALATLPLHTMVVGAILGVERLTARKITGVGIAVLGVAAALAAGLSQSPPGAWRGELIMTGAVFCMAFYNVLSRPLMQRSSALGFLTVGMGAGAAVLVLAGLAKGSFAALDHFTPAQWIAGVYLGIGGGALAFILWVMALARATPTRVANTMTVNPIAAALLAALLIGEPITPNLLIGLAAVFAGIWIATSEAKPA; this is encoded by the coding sequence GTGGGGGAGTGGCTCGGGGTTGCGATCGCGCTGGTCTCGAGCAGCCTCGGCGGCACGGCTGCGGCGATCACCCGCTATCTCGTCGGCGGCGCCGATCCCATCCTGCTGGCGATCCTGCGCTGGGGCATCGGTTTTCTCTGCCTGTTGCCATGCGCGCTGCTGCTTCGCGTGCGCTGGCCGCCGCGCGCTGACTGGCCGGCCGTGGCGTTGCTCGGCATCTGCTTTTTCGGCCTGTTCTTCATTCTCTACAACATCGCGGTGTCCTACACGACCGCTGCGCGCGCCAGCCTCGCGCTGGCGACGCTGCCGCTGCACACCATGGTGGTCGGCGCGATCCTCGGGGTGGAGCGACTGACCGCGCGCAAGATCACCGGCGTCGGCATCGCCGTGCTCGGCGTGGCGGCGGCGCTCGCCGCGGGCCTTTCGCAAAGTCCGCCGGGCGCCTGGCGCGGCGAGCTGATCATGACCGGCGCGGTGTTCTGCATGGCGTTCTACAACGTGCTGTCGCGGCCGCTGATGCAACGCTCCAGCGCGCTCGGCTTTCTCACCGTCGGCATGGGCGCGGGGGCCGCGGTGCTGGTGCTGGCCGGTCTGGCGAAAGGCAGTTTCGCCGCGCTCGATCATTTCACGCCGGCGCAGTGGATCGCCGGCGTCTATCTCGGCATTGGCGGCGGTGCGCTCGCTTTCATCCTCTGGGTCATGGCGCTGGCGCGGGCAACCCCGACCCGGGTGGCTAACACGATGACGGTCAATCCGATTGCCGCAGCCCTGCTGGCGGCGCTGCTGATCGGGGAGCCGATCACACCAAATCTTCTGATCGGGCTGGCGGCGGTGTTCGCCGGCATCTGGATCGCGACCAGCGAGGCGAAGCCGGCTTAG
- a CDS encoding N-acyl homoserine lactonase family protein codes for MALSGQAALAQSDKSGVEKLYVLNCGEGTAGDISRWTPGLNEGKTMDFVDTCYLIRHAKGWFLWDTGIADSVAAMPNGLVPADPKAVTWRRPKTLQAQLEQLGVKPDEVKAMAVSHTHPDHTGNVELFPQSMLYVQKAEYDWPGANNAPRFKPSHPVELLTGDKDVFGDGSVTILSTPGHTPGHQSLLVRLPKTGAVVLSGDAVHFKDNWDNRRVPGMNVDKDQTSASMQKIADTLAKEKAQLWINHDKAQRDSQKLSPEFYD; via the coding sequence CTGGCGCTGTCAGGCCAGGCGGCGCTGGCGCAATCGGACAAGAGCGGTGTCGAAAAACTCTACGTGCTCAATTGCGGGGAGGGCACCGCGGGCGACATCTCGCGCTGGACGCCCGGCCTGAACGAAGGCAAGACGATGGACTTCGTCGACACCTGCTATCTGATCAGGCACGCCAAGGGCTGGTTCCTGTGGGATACCGGCATCGCCGATTCCGTCGCCGCGATGCCGAATGGTCTCGTGCCCGCTGATCCCAAGGCCGTCACTTGGCGCCGGCCGAAGACGTTGCAAGCGCAGCTCGAGCAGCTCGGCGTCAAGCCGGACGAAGTCAAGGCCATGGCGGTCTCGCACACCCATCCGGACCATACCGGCAATGTCGAGCTGTTCCCGCAGTCGATGCTCTACGTGCAGAAGGCCGAATATGACTGGCCGGGCGCCAACAACGCGCCGCGGTTCAAGCCCTCGCACCCCGTGGAGCTGCTCACCGGTGACAAGGACGTGTTCGGCGACGGCAGCGTGACCATCCTGTCGACGCCCGGCCACACGCCCGGGCATCAGTCGCTGCTGGTGAGGCTGCCCAAGACGGGCGCGGTGGTGCTGTCGGGCGATGCCGTGCACTTCAAAGACAATTGGGACAATCGCCGCGTGCCCGGCATGAACGTCGACAAGGACCAGACGTCGGCCTCGATGCAGAAGATCGCCGATACGCTGGCCAAGGAGAAGGCGCAGCTCTGGATCAATCACGACAAGGCTCAGCGCGACAGCCAGAAGCTTTCGCCGGAGTTTTACGACTAG
- the chrA gene encoding chromate efflux transporter yields the protein MDTRNVQAGADAGHGVSFDEAFRVWLRVACLSFGGPAGQIAVMHRILVEEKKWISEGRFLHALNYCMLLPGPEAQQLATYIGWLMHRTAGGLMAGGLFILPGVIAIMGLSIIYATFGNVSFVEALFFGLKAAVLAIVVEAVVRVGKRALKNRIMIALAAIAFVAIFFFAVPFPIIILAAGIIGYAGARSGRPEFAPAGHGHGGSNAVVDSMLGDAVPDHVRPDTARTIRVGALWLALWLVPVAALLIALGQGNVFSQITLFFSKMSLVTFGGAYAVLAYVAQQAVEHYHWLKPHEMLDGLGMAETTPGPLIMVLQFVGFMAAFRDPGGLSPLLAATLGGLLATWVTFTPCFLWIFVGAPYIERLRGNAGLAGALGAITAAVVGVILNLSIWFALHTLFRETVPVHALPLNFDRPVLTSVDVPALLLAIAAATAIFRFKLGMLTVLAGSCAAGVALRLVGVI from the coding sequence ATGGACACCCGCAACGTTCAAGCAGGAGCTGATGCCGGTCACGGCGTCAGCTTCGACGAAGCGTTTCGCGTCTGGCTTCGCGTCGCCTGCCTCAGTTTCGGCGGGCCCGCGGGCCAGATCGCGGTGATGCACCGCATCCTGGTCGAGGAGAAGAAGTGGATCTCCGAGGGCCGTTTCCTGCACGCGCTGAACTATTGCATGCTGCTGCCAGGACCCGAGGCGCAGCAGCTCGCGACCTATATTGGCTGGCTGATGCATCGCACCGCCGGCGGGCTGATGGCGGGCGGGCTGTTCATCCTGCCCGGCGTCATCGCCATCATGGGCCTCAGCATCATCTACGCGACGTTCGGCAATGTCAGCTTCGTCGAGGCGCTGTTCTTCGGGCTAAAGGCCGCGGTGCTCGCCATCGTCGTCGAGGCAGTCGTTCGCGTCGGCAAGCGCGCGCTGAAGAACCGCATCATGATCGCGCTGGCGGCCATCGCCTTCGTCGCGATCTTCTTCTTCGCGGTCCCCTTCCCGATCATCATCCTCGCCGCCGGCATCATCGGCTATGCCGGGGCCAGAAGCGGCCGGCCGGAATTCGCGCCGGCCGGTCACGGCCATGGCGGCAGCAACGCCGTGGTCGACAGCATGCTCGGCGACGCAGTCCCCGATCATGTGCGTCCCGACACCGCGCGCACGATCCGCGTCGGCGCTTTATGGCTGGCGCTCTGGTTGGTGCCGGTCGCCGCATTGCTGATCGCGCTCGGCCAGGGCAATGTGTTCAGCCAGATCACGCTGTTCTTCTCGAAAATGTCGCTGGTGACTTTCGGCGGCGCCTATGCCGTGCTGGCCTACGTCGCCCAGCAGGCGGTCGAGCATTATCACTGGCTGAAGCCGCACGAGATGCTCGACGGCCTCGGCATGGCCGAAACCACGCCGGGCCCGCTGATCATGGTGCTGCAGTTCGTCGGCTTCATGGCCGCGTTCCGCGATCCCGGCGGCCTGTCGCCGTTACTGGCTGCCACGCTCGGCGGCCTGCTCGCGACCTGGGTCACCTTCACGCCCTGCTTCCTCTGGATCTTCGTCGGCGCCCCCTACATCGAGCGCCTGCGCGGCAACGCGGGTTTGGCCGGCGCGCTCGGCGCGATCACCGCCGCGGTCGTCGGCGTCATCCTCAACCTCTCGATCTGGTTCGCGCTGCATACGCTGTTCCGCGAAACGGTGCCGGTGCACGCCTTGCCGCTGAACTTCGACAGGCCGGTGCTGACGAGCGTGGATGTCCCGGCGCTGCTGCTGGCGATCGCGGCGGCCACCGCGATCTTCCGGTTCAAGCTGGGGATGCTGACGGTTCTGGCGGGGAGCTGTGCCGCGGGCGTGGCGCTGAGGCTGGTGGGGGTGATTTAG
- a CDS encoding ABC transporter substrate-binding protein — MFKLKTFIPALLGLAIVAAPVHAAGNLVAVLEAEIVTLDPHFSTAYITRTFGYMVFDTLFAKDSKGDIKPQMVQDWKVSADGLTYSFTLRDGLKWHDGQPVTAADCVASLRRWGTRSALGRRIFAITASLEPTDAKTFVLNLKEPSGLVIDALGNPVSPVAFMMPERIAKTPGDQRITEIVGSGPFVYSKADHRTGDRMILKKFADYVPRPEPADFLAGGKRVNVDTLEIRVIPDGSTAASALQAGEVDFMQYAPFDLLPQLEKNSKVKLVNFTGGNMFAGAYRLNAASKPFDDRAIRRVLWKLVDQREVLDALGLDAKYATPCATYFTCGTTYESKAGTEAAAKPSIEAAKAALKATKYAGEPVIVMEANDLEAPRVSAQVLAERLKQAGFNVDLQVMDWASVLARRAKKEGWSVYGVHAGGFDLGSPLTNVMVAFNCADFTGWQCDARITPLMEAFAKAPAEEDRKKIAGEIQSIMYDQAPAIPWGQFAQPAAYRATLKGLIPSAIPVFWNVEK, encoded by the coding sequence ATGTTCAAACTGAAGACTTTCATTCCCGCGCTGCTCGGGCTCGCGATTGTCGCAGCGCCTGTGCATGCAGCAGGCAATCTCGTCGCGGTGCTCGAAGCTGAGATCGTCACGCTCGATCCGCACTTCTCGACCGCCTATATTACGCGCACGTTTGGCTACATGGTGTTCGACACGCTGTTCGCGAAGGATTCCAAGGGCGACATCAAGCCGCAGATGGTGCAGGACTGGAAAGTCTCTGCCGATGGTTTGACCTACAGCTTCACACTGCGCGACGGCCTGAAATGGCACGATGGTCAGCCGGTCACCGCCGCCGATTGCGTGGCCTCGTTGCGCCGTTGGGGCACGCGCAGCGCGCTTGGCCGCCGCATCTTTGCGATCACGGCCTCGCTCGAGCCGACCGATGCGAAAACCTTCGTGCTGAATTTGAAGGAGCCCTCCGGCCTCGTCATCGACGCGCTCGGCAATCCCGTCAGCCCCGTCGCTTTCATGATGCCTGAGCGCATTGCGAAAACGCCCGGCGACCAGCGCATCACCGAGATCGTCGGCTCCGGCCCGTTCGTCTACAGCAAGGCCGATCACCGCACCGGCGATCGCATGATCCTGAAGAAGTTCGCCGACTATGTGCCGCGTCCAGAACCCGCCGATTTCCTCGCCGGCGGCAAGCGCGTCAACGTCGACACGCTCGAAATTCGCGTCATTCCCGACGGCTCGACCGCGGCGTCCGCGCTGCAGGCCGGCGAAGTCGACTTCATGCAATACGCCCCGTTCGATCTGCTGCCGCAGTTGGAGAAGAATTCCAAGGTCAAGCTCGTGAACTTCACCGGCGGCAACATGTTCGCGGGCGCCTATCGCCTCAACGCGGCATCGAAGCCGTTCGACGACCGCGCGATCCGGCGCGTGCTGTGGAAGCTGGTCGACCAGCGCGAGGTGCTGGATGCGCTCGGCCTCGATGCGAAATACGCGACGCCTTGCGCGACATACTTCACCTGCGGCACCACCTATGAGAGCAAGGCGGGCACGGAAGCCGCAGCGAAGCCGTCGATCGAGGCGGCGAAGGCCGCGCTGAAGGCGACCAAATATGCCGGCGAGCCCGTCATCGTGATGGAGGCCAACGATCTCGAAGCCCCGCGTGTCTCGGCGCAGGTGCTGGCCGAACGGCTGAAGCAGGCCGGCTTCAACGTCGATCTCCAGGTGATGGACTGGGCCAGCGTGCTGGCCCGCCGCGCCAAGAAGGAGGGCTGGAGCGTCTATGGCGTTCATGCCGGCGGTTTCGATCTCGGCTCGCCGCTGACCAACGTCATGGTCGCCTTCAACTGCGCTGACTTCACGGGCTGGCAATGCGATGCGCGGATCACGCCGTTGATGGAAGCGTTCGCCAAGGCGCCGGCCGAGGAGGACCGCAAGAAAATCGCGGGCGAGATCCAGAGCATCATGTACGATCAGGCCCCCGCGATCCCGTGGGGCCAGTTCGCGCAGCCCGCGGCCTATCGCGCCACCCTGAAGGGTCTGATACCTTCTGCCATCCCGGTGTTCTGGAACGTTGAGAAGTAA
- the dmeF gene encoding CDF family Co(II)/Ni(II) efflux transporter DmeF: MHSHSIEQWTHDHAFLGEKHDENERRTWLVVVLTLVMMVGEIVAGSLFGSMALLADGWHMGTHAAALGIAAFAYRFARRHLGNAHFTFGTGKFGDLAAFASAIILGLIAVEIAYESVLRLFTPVPIVYGEAIAVAVLGLCVNLASAWLLRDSHAHHHGHEHGHAHDDHDHDHHGHHHHHDNNLRAAYVHVMADAATSVLAIAALAVAMYSGWVWADPAVGLIGSAVIASWAFGLVKTSGAVLLDVRADEKLERVIRARMEVGDDRVTDLHLWQVGPGHCAVLLSVVSDTPKQPAIYKRRLAGLKGLSHVTVEVETCPH, from the coding sequence ATGCATTCGCATTCCATCGAGCAATGGACCCATGACCACGCCTTCCTGGGCGAAAAGCACGACGAGAACGAGCGGCGGACCTGGCTCGTGGTGGTCCTGACGCTGGTCATGATGGTCGGCGAGATCGTCGCCGGCTCGCTGTTCGGCTCGATGGCGCTGCTCGCCGACGGCTGGCACATGGGCACCCATGCCGCCGCGCTCGGCATCGCCGCCTTTGCCTATCGTTTCGCGCGGCGGCATCTGGGGAATGCGCACTTCACCTTCGGCACCGGCAAGTTCGGCGATCTCGCCGCCTTCGCCAGCGCGATCATCCTCGGCCTGATCGCGGTCGAGATCGCCTATGAGAGCGTGCTGCGGCTGTTCACGCCGGTGCCGATCGTCTATGGCGAGGCCATCGCGGTCGCCGTGCTCGGGCTCTGCGTCAACCTCGCCAGCGCGTGGCTGCTGCGCGACAGCCATGCTCATCATCATGGTCATGAGCACGGCCATGCCCATGACGATCACGACCACGATCATCACGGCCACCACCATCATCACGACAACAATCTTCGCGCCGCCTATGTCCACGTCATGGCCGATGCCGCGACCTCGGTGCTGGCGATCGCCGCGCTCGCGGTCGCCATGTATTCGGGCTGGGTCTGGGCCGATCCCGCCGTCGGCCTGATCGGCAGCGCGGTGATCGCGAGCTGGGCGTTCGGCCTGGTCAAGACTTCGGGCGCGGTGCTGCTCGACGTGCGCGCCGACGAGAAGCTGGAGCGGGTGATCCGCGCCCGCATGGAGGTCGGCGACGATCGCGTCACCGATCTGCATCTGTGGCAGGTCGGCCCCGGCCATTGCGCCGTGCTGCTCTCGGTGGTGTCGGACACGCCGAAGCAGCCGGCAATCTACAAGCGGCGGCTCGCGGGATTGAAGGGCCTCAGCCACGTCACGGTCGAGGTCGAGACCTGCCCGCATTGA
- a CDS encoding adenylate/guanylate cyclase domain-containing protein, protein MQLTSRLALMNWLTGQGLTGLPEIDLLRGFCERCRAEGLDLSRALVVIDTLHPIYEGRGFRWSDRPSNESDAFEYGSTADGDAAASWRRSVFFHMLENGHDEMVIDLAEAPSLDFSQIGELAEKGHKHYLAFVHRFGENGALGLMDCLYSCWTTRRDSGFSDGELEALRDLVPVLGLAIKSAQQVDIARTLGRVYLGRDASEQVLRGRISRGVTERINAVLWYSDLRGSTGISESIAPDEIIPFLNDYAQAVIDPIHEAGGDVLKLIGDGVLAMFWGEDMADARRAALRAEHLFRKNIAALNKRREADGRPTTSAYIGLHVGEVFYGNIGSEDRLDFTVVGPTVNEVSRIASMSRSVDRELLASSEFYQGLDAAGRRYLVSTGRYALRGIGRAQDLYTLDPEVDASEPVTGSYERYLAG, encoded by the coding sequence ATGCAATTGACCTCGCGCCTTGCGCTGATGAACTGGCTGACCGGCCAGGGGCTCACGGGCCTTCCCGAAATCGATCTGCTCCGCGGATTCTGCGAGCGTTGCCGCGCCGAAGGGCTCGACCTGTCGCGCGCGCTGGTCGTCATCGACACGCTGCATCCGATCTACGAGGGCCGCGGCTTCCGCTGGAGCGACCGTCCCAGCAACGAGAGCGACGCGTTCGAATACGGCTCGACCGCCGACGGCGATGCCGCCGCAAGCTGGCGCCGCTCGGTGTTCTTCCACATGCTCGAGAACGGCCACGACGAGATGGTGATCGATCTCGCCGAGGCGCCGTCGCTGGATTTCTCGCAGATCGGCGAGCTCGCCGAGAAGGGCCACAAGCACTATCTCGCCTTCGTGCACCGTTTCGGCGAGAACGGCGCGCTCGGCCTGATGGACTGCCTCTATTCCTGCTGGACAACGCGCCGCGACAGCGGCTTCAGCGACGGTGAGCTGGAGGCTTTGCGCGATCTCGTGCCGGTGCTGGGGCTCGCGATCAAATCGGCGCAGCAGGTCGACATCGCCCGCACGCTCGGGCGCGTCTATCTCGGCCGCGACGCCTCCGAGCAGGTCTTGCGCGGGCGCATCTCGCGCGGCGTCACCGAGCGCATCAACGCCGTGCTGTGGTATTCGGATTTGCGCGGCTCGACCGGGATCAGCGAGAGCATCGCGCCCGACGAGATCATCCCGTTCCTCAACGACTACGCGCAGGCCGTGATCGACCCGATCCACGAGGCCGGCGGCGACGTGCTCAAGCTGATCGGCGACGGCGTGCTCGCGATGTTCTGGGGTGAGGACATGGCCGATGCGCGCCGCGCCGCGCTGCGCGCCGAGCATCTGTTCCGCAAGAACATCGCGGCGCTGAACAAGCGGCGCGAGGCCGACGGCCGTCCCACCACGTCGGCCTATATCGGCCTGCATGTCGGCGAGGTCTTCTACGGCAATATCGGCAGCGAGGACCGGCTCGACTTCACCGTGGTCGGCCCGACGGTGAACGAGGTCAGCCGCATCGCCTCGATGAGCCGCTCGGTCGACCGCGAACTGCTGGCCTCATCCGAGTTCTATCAGGGCCTCGATGCCGCCGGGCGGCGCTATCTCGTCTCCACCGGCCGTTACGCCCTGCGCGGCATCGGCCGCGCGCAGGATCTCTACACGCTCGATCCCGAAGTCGACGCCAGCGAGCCGGTGACGGGGAGCTACGAGCGGTATCTGGCGGGCTAA